Part of the Sorghum bicolor cultivar BTx623 chromosome 1, Sorghum_bicolor_NCBIv3, whole genome shotgun sequence genome, tttccttttatcctttgcctcatctctgctattctttcttcttatctaatccttgatttctggtctatcatgaatgcaaacatgtctatctatcagtttcatagatctacgggcacacatctcgaaccaccaaagtattcaaagcctatcatagcatctagttttgagatagaccccgaatacatagaatttgttcaaaaacaacctttctcaggagaaggtgaggaaaacccatacacacacctaatagagttttatcgagtatgtgacctccttcgcatagaaggcatgtccgatgagacccttaaatggaagctctttccgttctctttaacgggaaaagctagacattggtacaaactcaaagtagggagtgttcatggagattggaaggagttatataatagttttctttttaaatattttccaatctccaaagtggcggaacttcggcgtgagattatttcttttagacaactggaagaagaatctcttggcaaatcatgggaccgctttattaaccttactctcactggcccaaagctttctattccagaagaagttcttctaattcacttttttgagggccttagtagagaaaataagcaaaccttgaatacagcctctagaggatccttctatcaccttcctgctagtgaagctagggatttaattgattcattgagtggaaagtttcctagcatttatatccctaagaaagagaaagaaccagttccttgacaagaagaagaagtttcgatagctagatcacaaccacttcaatcccaaactttagctatcgatcctaaaccatcaataccccaaaattctccatggAAGGAAGGAATTCCATCCTTAAAtgttttagatgctgatggtttagacttctggttccataagagaccttcaagcagtgataattcaaatccttgcaataatggttctcttagagaatgtcttggttcctattatgaagaagtcaaggattacatatcaagtgaaggagagctaaaccatatagaagattctatctgctccccttccatattCACatgttctaaatccatccttgatcttagagatccctcttatccctctccttttcagtCTCTTGATGATCCTAGtaattcaccaagacgaccaaaccataggagtcatgaagaccatgaggatgacatgtcaagtaatgtcatagaaggagagctaagccatatagaaaattctaacacctcccctttcctcattacaagttctaaatggctagaatgtgtagaatggatggataaggaagaatccttaatggattctgattttggctcaatttcaaatggtgtgtAACATCCTAAAATTTGCCCCtttcaaaatagatgaaaattgaTTTAGTTTAATATTtgagtgctcatgaaaatatatgaaaaaTAAATTTGCTCCTTGTTCAACAtatctttatctttttctacaatcaaattccttgttttcAGCCTATgctttaattccgattttctcaaaatcttttctttgtaacCCAAATCACTCCGTTCAGTTCCTCATCCGTCAATCAATCTCTAAATACTTTACTTGTGATCTTCATATTCTAAAATATCTCTAATAATTTTCCCCAAATTTTTGGAGCCTTCAGAGTATTTTTCGGGGCTTAAAATAATAATTTTGGactttttctagaattattttattcacaaaaataattaattccgaaaataagaAATCCTTTATTTTATCCCAATGCTCAAGCCCATGATCTCAAAGGCTAGtatatttatttactaatgggctttaattaaTCAGGCCTGTTAGTAAAATTAGAGAATGCaatatcaattagtaccatattgctcATTGATATGATGTACGGAGTTTATCACGCTATAAAGTTGTACCAACCCCTGGACATATCTATGATATATCGAAGCACTTGGTAAACCTGGTAATCCTTTTTCTTCCTTCTTGTGATTCGCTAGTGGATGACGTTGCCGGTTCCTCATCACCTCAATGTACCTACAGCTTCTGTACGTATCACGGTGACCAGCCggcaacaaggccttagctcctAGCATATGCAGCTTGACCTTGTCCTTATGTCAACTCCATGTGGCCGCTCGGCTCCTGCAGCGAGCCACCGTCGCTGGCAATGGTGAGCCTATCTACTCAATCTGTGTATGCAGCTTTATATGTTGATCCCGTTGCTTCCGGCCGACTTATGTTTAGCCATCTTCCTTCATTAACAGATTGCAGCGTTATCTCCCGTCGTGCTAACCCATTGGCCGAGCAGCTCCTGCCCTTGCCTCCACGAACAGCAGCAGCCCAATCAGACCACGTCCAGATGGAAACGACGACCAGGGTAGAAGATAAGCGTAATTACGATTTTGCCACTGTTTTATGTCCTAATTGTGTTAGGTACATGTCGTTATGCTCTACATAGTTGTTCTAAAGTTTAGCATGTCACTTGATTATAAATTTATAAATTTAAATACTAataaattaatatttatttagtaaCTTTCTAATTAAAAGTAATCTGTtacacccaattttaaggataaaattgaatgcaaaacTCAGAGATCAGTCACACATAAGCCGACATATTATagggagtatcatcacaagtgttatTACATAACAGTATAACTCAGAGTCTTTACACAAATATagcggaaataaaagataactctagcatggaagctccatcacacaggcacatcaactggttgaccacaagtctagaaatcctcagggaagtactggtagtagtcattacccatgccatctgttacccatccgggatttttatccaaataaagaaaataaacaagtgtaagtacacctcatacttaacaagtataacagggggttcatgaggctcaaaggctagacactgattcaactgcatgtagcttttagttgtcacaattttagcatatgattagcatcaagttgtcaagacccataataaactcatgatcaggtaaagtgaataaagaatagcataaacaacatattaacaataataacatttaatgatttgccattcgtgttcatttattctgtattggtccaaggccgctcgtgaccgtgagcacggctgatatatcagttttacactctgcagaggttgtacactttcactgtgagtcgtgatttaccctttcgcccgaggtgaacagccccttagcccactcccaaggaagaccggcagggttcactatgaagcctttcaaaggttcgtctaacaagttagggccgctaggtttcgttagtcagtccgtgtgactcacccgcaggaatccacggtctgctatcccccacttgcgccacaagggtaaccactaacaagctagaaaaggtcctcatactgagcccaagccagagccatatagccctcacagttgtattgtatgtcccggatggtcagatacagataagtccttatggagagaaactagagcaccataacatAGCCCAATTCTCCAGCCCTCttatccaaagttgctaaaaagtcatcttttaatgtttattgcataattctttagtcaaattacaagatcatggtttagtggagcactagcataagctacccaatgcaaaaccataggtgacaaggtataagatcaatactaggaaatccttatcaaggagacacatgcaatatgaattgtgtgattaaagttcttaggaaacaaggataatcccatgctatacttgccttgatcacactggtcctgctgatcctgctcgtagtagtactctttttcacccacgaactgctcaccgtctactcGTAACCACCACATAAACAGCAATCATCCAaagacaatcatacaaagcaaacaagcctattattagaacagtacaccaacagtaataaataaagataaaaagtttataaaacgaatctacatcgctctacgatcacacagacgtaaaaatCACGAAAATTGGAGTTATAACGCAGAAGTTATGATCTTCCTAAGATTTCCTTTgaataaataatagattaaatctaaactcaaatttaaaaagttgaaaacttgtactacagtagcattagactatagattacgcgaaaacgaatctaacgcgacttgaacggattaaatcggagttaaaacgaagtttttatgagcaaaatagattcgatggcaaaactgtaaatctggGGAAACTAATTTTGAACTGCGCGGCTGAAATACGTTTTCCAACTTGGAAAGCGTAAACGGTGAAAGCGTAAAGGACCGCGGGTTAGAACATTAAAAAGCACAGGGGGTTTTCTGCAAGATAGCCGGCCGAAAGGGTATCCCACGATCTCGGCCGTTGGATCTCAATTCGGTGGCCACGATTAGATCGGAGTGGGGGAGGGGAAACCGGCCGCCGGAGTTGGGGCCGATcctggcggcgccatggccggagttggccggcgtCCACGGTTTTCACGATTTAGAGCACTAGGAGATAAACCAAGGGCACGGGGGCGTAGTGGAGCTCACTGCGAACTCACCTAAAGCAAATAGAAGAGCTGAGTTCAACCCGGGAGCGCCCACGACGGCGGAGAGCGGACGGCGGCCCTGGAACAAGTTCGGCGAGTGTTAGCGATGGGTAGAAAGCAGTAGAGCGCGAAGGGAAAGTCTCTGCGACTTCGCACGACGAAAACGAAGCCCGGCACGTCGCTCGCGGAGGCTCGAAGGCGCTGCAGCGGCGGATTGAGGATGCGGCGGATCTCGGCGGCGGCTTTGGCGAACTCGGCGCGGTGGCTGCGGCTCGGGATGGATTGAGGGGCTAGCGGAGCTTCGGGGCGGTATATAAAGCACGGGAATCGGGCGAAATCGGGGCTTGTTCACGCGAATCGCGCACGGTTGTTGAACTCGGCTCGTAACCAGCTCAGACTCAAGGAAGAAGGCGGTTTCGACAGGTGGGTCCCGCCCGGCAGTGGCACAGCGCGCGGGACCGCCTGTCAGCCACTGCGGCGAAGGGGAGAGGAGGCGCGTCCTGGTTATCCTCTTGGGCCGCGAGGTGGGCCGCCCTGGTGTTGGGCcgaaacaagaagaaggggaaAGGGGGCAGCCAgcccgcggggggggggggggggaaagaATTGGGCCGTGCCCGAGACAGGGAGGGAATAAAGGAAATCCTtttccattttccaaatttGTGTTTTGCTCAAATCTTTTGAAAAGTATTTCCAAAACTAATTTGAAAGGAAAGAACTTCACTCAACAAAatatatgcagcagcatgaatgcacatacaTGTGTCTAGACCTTAGAGTGGATTTTatttcaacaaaaattattttcttagtatttttcagtgctcacatcaaataattaaagcaattagcctatttggaaaagtgaatttttttagggtgttacaattctaccccccttaagatgaatctcgtcctcgagattcggttggtgcttactcaaCAACTGAGGATATGATTTTCTTAAACCTTCTTCTCTTTCCCACGTAGCCTCTTCCTCGGTATATCTATTCCACTGCACTCTGCACATTCGGATGACCCGACTCCTAGTGACTCTTTCTGCTGTTTCCAAAATTCGGACCGGATATTCTTCATAAGTAAGATCACCTTTTACAGTTAATTCCTCTATCGGTATCTGCTCTTCTGGCACCTGCAagcacttcttaagttgtgacacgtGGAAGACATCATGTACTCCTTTTAAACTCTCAGGCAGTTCCAACTGGTATGCCACTTCGCCTCACCTTTCCAACACTCTGAAAGGCCCAATataccttggtgctaacttCCCTTTCATTTTAAATCTTCTCACACTTCTCATAGGGGAAACCTTCAAATACACATAGTCTCCTATTTCAAAAGCTAactctcttcttcgtgtatcagcataactcttctgccgGGACTGTGCTGCTCTCAAGTTCTCTCTAATTATTCTCACTTGCTGTTCTGCATCCCGTAACACATCTGGTCCAAACACTTGTGTTTCTCCTGCTTGATTCCAAAATAACGGGGTTCTACACTTCcgaccatacaaggcttcaaatggtgccatctgGAGACTCTTctgatagctgttgttgtatgaaaactctgcatatggcaaactcttatcccaactcgtcccatactgcaaagcacatgccctcagcatatcttccaaAATTTGATTAGTCCTTTCAGCCTGCCCATCAGTCTGGGGATGGTATGCTGTACTAAAATTAAGCTTAGTCCCCAGAGACTCATGCACTTTCTGCCAGAAGTGAGATGTAAACTGGGTACCTCGATCAGTACTATCTTCTTGGGGACCCCATGCAAACACACTATTCTTTCCATGTACAACTCAGCCAATTTTGGTCCACTATATTTGGTCTTGACCGGGATAAAGTGAGCGACCTTTGTTAAccgatccactattacccatatagaGTCATAACCTTTCTGAGTGCGGggtaatcccactatgaagtccataccaacttcctcccacttccactcagggaTCTTCATTGCTTGCAACAATCCTGCCGGTCTCTGATGTTCTGCTTTGACCCTCTGGCAAGTATCACATAAAGCGACATACTCAGCAACATCTCTTTTCAggccataccaccaatacttcTCTTTTAGGTCTAGGTACATCTTAGTGCTGCCAGGGTGTATAGAATAAGCGGACTCGTGTGCCTCCCGCAGAATTGCCTCTCTAATAGACCGATCCTCCGGCACACATAGccttttcccaaaccatagtgtCCCATTATCATCCATTCGAAAACCTGGTGCCTTTCCGATCACTATGTTTTCAGCTATCTCCTTCAGCTTTTCATCCTGTAACTGACCCTTTCGTATTTCTTGCTCCAAGGTAGGTTCTATTACTAACTCAACTGCATTAATAACAAAACCCAAGTTCAAATGTGAaatttcagcacacaactcctcagccATAGAGGCTATTTGCACCTCGTTGGCATAGCTCTTCCTGCTTAGAGCGTCGGCAACCACATTTGCTTTCCCCGGATGGTAGTGTACCTCcaaatcatagtccttgatcagtTCTAACCACCGACGTTGCCTCAAATTTAGATCTGACTGTGTGaatatatacttcaaactcttatggtctgtgtatatgtcactcttatgaccgataagatagtgtctccagatcttcaaggcATGAACCACTGCGGCTAACTCcaagtcatgagtaggataattcaactcatgcttcctcaactgtcgggatgcatatgccactactcttccttcttgcataagaacacacccAAGTCCTAGACGGGATGCATCACAATATATGGAGAAATTCTTGCTTAGATCTGGCAGTACTAACACTGGAGCTGTAGTCAAACTCTTCTTCATCTCCTCGAAATTTTCTTGACACTTctcagaccacacaaacttggcgTTTTTCTCAAGCAGGGCTGTCATTGGTTTGGCAAGCTTGGAGAATCCCTCAATGAACCTTCGGTAATAACCAGCCAATCCCAAGAAACTACGGATTCCACtcacatctgtaggtggtttccaatcgaGCACATCCTTCACCTTGCTTGGATCCACCGCTATTcctccattagagacaacatggccTAGAAAGGAAACTTccttcaaccaaaactcacacttactcCGTTTAGCATATAACTTGTGTTCCCGAAGCTTCTGCAAGACTAAGCTCAGATGCTCAGCGTGCTCTCGCTCAGTCTTGGAGAATACCAATATGTCATCAATAaataccaccacaaacttatcaagaaactccatgaacaccttattcatcaggtacataaagtaagcaggAGCATTGGTCAGACCGAAAGACATCACTGTGTACTCATACAAACCATACCGGGTTGTGaatgctgtctttggtatatcagtGGCACGAATCTTcagctgatggtacccagaacgaagatcaatcttggaaaacacacaagcacccctcaactgatcaaacaaatcatcaattctaagcaatggatatttattcttgattgtgacctcattgagtgacaggtaatctacacacatcctctgtgtaccatctttcttatcgaCAAAAATCACTGGTGCCCCCCAAGGTGAAGAGCTAGGATGAATGAAACCTTTTTCCTGCAActcctttatttgtttcttaagttcttctaattctttaacccccattctatatggacgtttagctataggtgcagtgccaggtaataattcaataataaactcaatgtcacggtcgggtggcatacctggcaaatcaTCGGGGAACACGTCTGGGAACTCATCAACAACCAGGCCCTCCTGATTGACACTGTTATCAAGCTGGTTCACTGTAGCTGTTGGCTGAGGCTGAACTGCAACTTCCACACAGATCCTGTCCCCTTTTGGTGTTGTTAGTGCAACTGCCTTTCCTTTACACTGAATTGATGCATCTTGTTGTTTCATCCAATCCATTCCCAGAATCACATCTATACCAGATGCTCTCAACACAATTGGACTTATcttgaactctaccccccttaggtTTAAAGTAAGTGGGAGGCAACTATAAGTAGCTTGCATACTTCCCCCCGGTGAATTTACTAATATGGGATTCTTCATGGCACATAAGGGTAAGCTATGtattctaacaaatgcttgtgatatgaaagtatgcgaagctccagaatcaaaaagaacAGATGCGGGGATAGAGTTGACTTCGAACGTACCGAGCATAACTTCCGGTTCCTGCTGTGCTGTCTCAGAGGACATATGGTTCACCCTTCCAGTATTGGGAGCTGACTTCTGGTTGCTATTTTGCTTCTGGGGGCTCTGTTGATTTTGCTTTTCAGGGCAGTGATATGACAGGTGACCCTCCTTACCACAGCGGAAACACTTGTTGGGGGTGTTAGGGGCACTAGTCTTCATTGGAGTGTGGCTAGGCGTACCCTGGCGTGACGTCTGCTGATTGCCCTGCTGCTGATTCTGCTGATACTGCGGGCTCTGCTGGAACTGATTGCGCTGGGGGTACTGCCCACGATTCCACTGTGAAGGTGCTCCTTGGTACCTTTGCTGAGAACCTTGCTGCTGGTTGGTGCGTGGACGAGTATTGCTTCCGGAGGCCTGTCCCTGCATCCTCTTCCTTTTAGCATCCATCTCCTTACGCTTGTTATCCACCACGATAGCACGGTTCACAAGCATCTGATAGTTGGGGTATTCATTGGACATCAGCTGGAGTTGGAGCCCATCATACAATCCCTTCAAAAAGAGGCGCTGTTTATCAGCATCATTAGCCACCTCACTGGGGGCATAGCGCGACAACTGAGCAAACTTGTCCCTATACTCTGGAACTGTCATAGATCCCTGCTTCAAATTTTGGAACTCCTCTACCTTCAGTTCTATTAACCCTTCTGGTATGTGATAGGACCTAAAGTTCTCCTTGAACTCTAGCCATGTGATAGCAGGTGCATTGGGAGGTCGTCCATACTCaaacgactcccaccatgtctgagcttctccctgaagttgtccagaTGCGAACAACACCTTCTGCCTATCATCACACTGTGCTATGTTGAGTTGCTTCTCCACTGCGCGAAGCCAGTCATCTGCCTCCAGTGGATCAGTAGCATGTGTGAACACAGGGGGATGACCTTTCAAGAATTCACCCCGCTTATCACGCGGTGGTGCTCCTCCGATTGGGTGATTTTGTTGGTTGTTCACCAGGGCTTCCATAAGCTGCGTCTGGACTGCTAGTAGCTGCTCGATGGTGGCGGGTGGGTTGAGTGGGACACCCCTTCCACGTCCTCTACCTCTTGGCGGCATCGGTCATAACATTAAAACTTTAGAAACTCCCAAAATATAGACTTTCAAGTGCAAGTTTGCAATTCTGAAAACTTCTGTGTGAGTCCAGTGCCAGCAGTTCAGTAAAACGATCATAACTTGAGATATAAAAGTCCAACAGAGGCGAAACTTTGATGGTTGAaaagcttaagaaattgtctacaacttttatttagagaaCAAATCCAGATTCGGACATTAAATGAGCCATAAACTGTCTCCAATCGAAACTGTCCCAGAACTCAAA contains:
- the LOC110431976 gene encoding uncharacterized protein LOC110431976, whose product is MPPRGRGRGRGVPLNPPATIEQLLAVQTQLMEALVNNQQNHPIGGAPPRDKRGEFLKGHPPVFTHATDPLEADDWLRAVEKQLNIAQCDDRQKVLFASGQLQGEAQTWWESFEYGRPPNAPAITWLEFKENFRSYHIPEGLIELKVEEFQNLKQGSMTVPEYRDKFAQLSRYAPSEVANDADKQRLFLKGLYDGLQLQLMSNEYPNYQMLVNRAIVVDNKRKEMDAKRKRMQGQASGSNTRPRTNQQQGSQQRYQGAPSQWNRGQYPQRNQFQQSPQYQQNQQQGNQQTSRQGTPSHTPMKTSAPNTPNKCFRCGKEGHLSYHCPEKQNQQSPQKQNSNQKSAPNTGRVNHMSSETAQQEPEVMLDVILGMDWMKQQDASIQCKGKAVALTTPKGDRICVEVAVQPQPTATVNQLDNSVNQEGLVVDEFPDVFPDDLPVELVIEPTLEQEIRKGQLQDEKLKEIAENIVIGKAPEGQSRTSETGRIVASNEDP